Part of the Panicum virgatum strain AP13 chromosome 4N, P.virgatum_v5, whole genome shotgun sequence genome is shown below.
GAGCCTACAGAGGCCTTTTTTCAGCGTGTGCAAAATCATCCAGCAGCTAACGTGCCCAGGCTCCCTCCTGGCATAACCTTGCCTCCACCAGGTATATCTCTTTATAACTTGTACTCCTTATATTTCACAATAGGAAATGCCAAATTATCCCTATGAACTACCGTTCATCTAGGCTCTATGGAAATTGTTCCATATGAAAAGAAGCGTGGTGACACTAAGGATCATCCTTTGAGCCAGTGGTTCTCGAATTTCTCTGAGGCAGATGAGCTTTTAAAACTAGCTGCGGCTCGGCAACAGGTGAGACTTATAGCTAGCAGCAACTGTCCTTATTTTTTGACATGCATAAAAATGGTAGGCATACTGCTTGAGTGCCTTGCTACTTTCCATGCACAAGCACCAGCTCTACACTCAAGTTTGTTTGGAGAGGTTTTTTTCCTGTCCTCTCAGTTCCAGTTAGTAAATATATGTCCAGACAGAGTTGAGGGATCTAAACTACCTCTCATTTTCTAGTTCTTTGCTATGCACATCAGAATTTTGTGAGAAAACAAGATTGTAAAATTTCACATTGGAGGTCATTCCACTGACAGCTTTCATCTCAGTTACTGTTTTAGTTGTGCGAttttacccaaaaaaaaaaggttcacATATTGACCGCATAGGGTTTGCATGAACATAAATAGTTAACCCATCAAACTTCCAGTGATTTGACATTGTAATCTACTCTCTCCAGGTGCAGGCTCACATTGCCAAACTGAGAAGGCAGTTAACCATGATAGAGGGAATGCCCCAGCAATCAAAAGTTTTTTCTGGTACATAAAGTTGATCTTTTATTTGGATTATGCCGATGGGTTGTATACTTGTATGTCCAAACTGATGATGCACTTAATATATCTTCTATGTTCAGGTCCTGGACAACAGTTCGGGCACATATAATGTAGCATATGCTACAAAGTGTACGTACCTGGTTGCAAGGAAGATCTTGGAACATGGAACCTCTCAACAACTGCTTAACATATAGGGGGTGTGCGTATCTCTGTATCTCATTGACGTGTCTGCCTTAGGCTTTGCAAGTTGCAACTGATGGACTACTAATCAGCAGTTTGGTGTGTATATTCTAGAATTCTGGTGACTTATGCTTCCTAAGAGAACATTGTTCGTGTCTCCtgatcctttttctttttcctgtttCTCCATATCCTTCTCGTTGTAGTGAAAAGGCATGCCTATGATCACTGACCTTAAGGTTTCTATATTTTTGTTAAATGGTGACAGAGAGCAGAAACAGTTGCTTCTCCCAATTCTTTTGACAACTGTCAACTGGAAAGAGAGGCCTTTTGCTTCTGTAAAGCAGCACAGGACGCACTTCAAGCTTGTCGAGATTAGGCCAGCTTCAGCCCAACTCCCGGACTCTTACCCATTACAACTTCACAGCCCAGCCCATGTAACTCTGTCTAGGCCAACTATCTATATGTTTGCTTTCcccaactttttttttataaaaaaagctCCCAACACTTTTTGATACTGCAAATAGTTATGAATTGTTGACTAGGAATATTGAAATGCCTGTTGACTCTGTGACCGGCAGCATCCATCAACAGTTGAAACCTGTGCTGGACAAGTTATGAACAAGACTGTGTGCTGAATATTGAAACCTGTTCACCCTAcctgggccctgtttggttccaagTAGCCCAATGCACTGTAGctcactttgaccactaattaggggtattaaataaatgtaATTTACAAAATCAAATCTATAATTATGTGCTacttcacgagacgaatctaatgaggtttttgaccgcataattagatgatggtactgtagctaatcatagattaattaggatcattagattcgtcgcgaaaaattacatctatctgtgaaaaaattttgcaaataaatttcatttaatacAAAGATTATTTTTTGTGCTAGTAGCACTACtctaaaccaaacagggcctgctGTGGTCCTTTTGTCTtgcacaagtttttttttgtgtacaTGATGAAATCTTCCGGTAAATGCCACCGAGTTCTGCTGGGACAAGCTTGTGAACTGAGCTTGGTGCATCGCCATGTCTCGTATTTTTCTGATGCTGCAGAACTCAGtaaatttgctaacatgtaTCAATAATATGATAAGAGAGAAAATaggagtgtcatgaaatgtgagatGAGTGTCATTACTATGACACTCCACTGGCACAGTTCTGAAGTTTTCAGTCttggtaactgtgtcgatgacactcccactgagactggcaaAAAAAAACCTGAAGCTATGGGTGGAGTGGACTTCACTGTTCTCCGGTCCTCTACTGGCCTCTATAGGTGGTTTCACGAGAGTGGTAGTACACTGTGCCGGATTATTTGCCTTGTCTGGGCATAGCAACTGCCCATGGCTACTACAATGGTGAGTCGGTGACTGTAAAATTTGAGCTGCCGACAGAAACTTACATTTACCACTCGAAAAAATCCACGCTTTACTTTCTACATACCTTACGTTGGGAGACATTATTACAAATCTACGCGAAAACCGAGAAGATCAACGGGGTCACATCACAGATGTCAACCACCGGCCTAGCCTAGGATGGGACCCTGTCGAGTTCGCTAGCTCGCCatggatccatccatccatgcaATGCATGGCCGTGGCAAGTGGCATGGTCCTCGTCTTCCAGCCTGGTCTGCCCGCGAGGACAAGAGGAACCTTCACAAGATTTCCCCGTGTCTCAGAGCGAGAGGGagccccgcctcctcctccctgccgccTTCAATCATGTGACCGGTGACTGACCTGACCAGCGAGCCTTTTCGCGAGTCACGTCTCGACGGCTCCATGGCTGGAACTGGAAGCTCGAGGACGAAACGGCCGTGATGTGATGATTAGTCGGGGGATTAGTTGGGGGGGCTTCATTAAACCAGTTCGTGGATAATGATGGGCTGCGTGCGGGCTGAGGGATCGGACGCCAACGCCATGCGTGTACTTGCGAGCTCGCGaccaggggagggggcgccccTGCGACTTGCTGTCCGGGCGCTGTCCCTCACCTGCAATGATTCCCGTCAACGTCGGCGGCGAGCCACCGGCCGAGTTCGCCATGTGGAAGCTcagacgtcgccgtcgacgtGGGCATGCGTCGCCGGCCGGTCAGGCGATGGCCGAGGACCCGGTCACGCGCCCAACTGGCTGCGTCCCTGCATTGTGGCTTCAGGCAACCGACCAGTTCAGAGtttttcagaattcagattgcTTGCACGtctcttcagagttcagacgtCAGTAGCAGTTCCACCAGCTGCTGCAGACCTGCAGTCTCTGAACTGCTCGAAACAAGCGACACGGCTGATGATGGAGCGCGGAGATTTTACAGGAACCTTTCCTCTGCTCCAAACGACGATTTGGTGTTCTTGCCACCTGCAGCTAGCTTCTTGCCTTCCTGGAATCTTGGTACTCTTACTCGTGGGCCGGTTTGGTGTTCAAACGCATCCATCGAAGCTTGAAGCATCTGCATGCGGTGTCACTGTCCCAGTGGCCAGCGGCTACCGCGTGCCGTCTTtcccggcgacgacgacggccggACGGCGACGACTCCACTGCACTCGCTGTCGATCCCAGACACCAGCATTCGACGGATCCGGCCTGATTTGTACGTCCCAACCAGCTCCTACTCCTAACCCGTCTTGTATTGTATCTGATGACAACCTGAAAAACGAGTCCGCGAACTGAATGTTCTAACCGCCTGCTGTGCCCGTCAGTGATCTTCAGGAGTAACACGGAACTCCAGCTccgaaaaagaagaagaagaacgcaTCCCTGGCATGCAACGACCGAAAGGACGCAGCTCCTGTTTGGCCAGCTTCATCAGTTGGGTGTGTGCCTTGTCGATCTGtctgcttgcttgcttgttACTATCGCCTGCAAACGTCTGCTGCTGGTGCCCAAGGACAGTGGCAGCAGCAGCTTGCAGGCGTGCGATCTTCCTGAAAATCTCGCGGGCACTGTTGGTCCTGATTTGGGCATGGCCGCTACGACTGTGCCATGTACCTGctgtctctctctctgcacGCTCGCCTATCGCCTTTGTTTGCTAACGCAGGCCACTCGCAAGTTTGGTGAAGCCAAAGGGACCAAAGGCCAGGCAAATGCATCCAAGCTTGGGTCCCAGGTGAATTCATTTCATTTTACCATGCATGGCCAATGgcaaggttttaaatctccgGCTATACCTTCCGCTATCTCCGGCTATAGCTGTTTGAGAGAAATTTAGCTAAGTTTTTTCACGTATAATTTAGCTCTTAGCtaccgctatagcccgctatagctggCTATAGCCCGTTTTTGGACATTGATAGTTAAATGGCTTAGCTcgctatttaaaacattggCCAATGGCCATGCCAGTGGCAGTATGTGATGCTCAGCATCATTCAAAAGGATTGTGCAGAGGAGCTGATTTCAAGCTCACCTTCATGATGACTAGGGGACTTAAAAAAATGTGGAATGGGGAGACTTGATTAAGTAAAGTTTTGATTATTATAGAGTATGGCCGGCCATTTTTGTGAGAAGTGCATGCCAACATTGTGTTGGGTGTGCCCATGTTTGCTTGTTGAGCAACTGAAAGACAGGCCGGCGCTCGTGAGTGCTTCCTGTTGTACCATCACTAACCACAGACCATAGTCACATAAAAAAAAACCATATACGTATCTGAGAAATGTCCTAATATCACCTTGGATTGAGAGAGTGTGCTGCCATGATATTTGTTGGGTGGTTATGGTCATTGTTGGACCATCCATACTGGTTTCTCTGGCTGAGGGTGGGAATTCTACTACTATTCATGATGGTTTTTTACATGAATTTTTTTCGCTGGGGTTTCTACGATTTATGGTATTAGAGCGTCTCCAACAGTTTcccaatattttttttcttcaataaCTGGTATTGGGAGATGTCCCAATAGCAGCTTTAGGATTATtggggggttttttttttgcagcctCCCAATACTCTTATCCCAATACAATAATATATTAAGAGAGCATGAATCCTCCTTTTATTTGAGGGGAGATGGAGTGAAATATTGTTATTGGGATAAGGGAGCTGTATTGGGGAACTGGACCACATTCTTTTTCCAATAGTAGAAGATTATTAGGGAATGAGTGACTGCTAGAGATGCTCTTAGGACTTAGGTTGTGAATTAATTATGAAATTACCAAAGTATCCTCGGCTGCTCCCACCCAGCCTGTTTTGAGCAGGGGAATAACTTCTAGAGGAATTCTAAGGATTGGTTTTTATTTGGATCCCAGCTACTCCTCCTTTTTCCAATAGGCCCCTCAAAAGATACTTGTAGGTGATTGATTAGCCTGGTCATCTGATAACGCAGAAGTCTTCTTGTGATCAACTAAACAATTAAAAAaagacgcacacaaacaagagAACTAGTGTGGTGCATAATTGAGGTACTAAAATATCAAAAGTAACGGATGGCATGACTCCCAATGCTGCGTATTTGGCTCAACACCACTCTGAATCTCTGATGCCCTGCAAACTTCAACGGATGGTAGCAAAAGCAAGCTGTAGCTGCAGAGACTGATCTCCTGCAGCTCGTGGCatcgttttcttcttcttctttttccctccCTTCTTCATTGCATAGCGTGAGCAAGCAGCAAGTGGCACATCCATCTTTGATGGTCCAAGGCCAAGCTCAAAAGATGGCCACCCGTATGAATCGTAGCGTACGTAGCATCATATCCTCCATCTATCCGCCTATCATGAGATGCATCAGCAGCAACAACTGGAGCAACCAGGGATGACTGCCATAGGCTGCCTCTGCAAGTGCGGGTCTCTTTAATTTAGCTACTTTTGCCCTGGCAAAAGAGTGTACATTTGTTGCATAGATGTGCTTGTGCTTGATCTGCCAAACTCAAGGCGCCTGGGGCCAAAGAAAAAAAGCAGACTCTGTGGTATATTCGTTGCTCAAGAACATTCAGAAAATTTGACACACTTGCATCCGCTAACCGATCaagattttttttgtgtgtgtttcTGTTTGTGCTTTTCTTGTCATTCTGATTTTTTTCCCTAAAAAGTTTTTAACTTGAGTTCATCGCTCCAAATGTGCCAAAACCCGACAATTTAAACTGAATCCTATTCTATCTAGCACACGACAACAtcataaaaaaaacaaacaaacaaaatacAAAAAGAAAACCTCAAGTCTTCTAGAATTCAGGAAGAGGAATTCTCCCACGTTTGGAAGGCCTTAGATTTCCGACAAACCGATGGATCCTCCGTATGGGCTTCTATTTCCATCATGTATCATCTCCGGTTCTCCGCCGTGGCAACATGCAACCCTGCTGCACCTGCATTGATGTGCATCTGCCTGACCAGTGACCGGATAGATGGACGTGTGGCGGAGGCAGCGGCGACGCCACCGCCCGCACAGTGGCGATGGGTACGCCTCCACTCTCCAGGGCAAGCAGGGGGATACGGGGGATCGTGGATCGCGCGTGGCTGCTGGCCGCGGCGTCGACAACCGCGTCGCGGCGGCCATGTTGGGTGTTGGTGTTGCCCTTGATGATGAGTGTGAGTCAGATGTGGAGAGAGCACTTTGGTTGGACTATGCATGAACTGAGCTGAGACTTCAGTTCAGTTCTCAACTCAACCCCCATTTGCTCAAATAGTCAAATGTCAACGGGCTTAGCTTGTTTAGATTTTTTACTTTTTGCTCGAAGCTAGGGGCCACGTACTGGTAGTGTTGCGTTACACCTTGGATCCATCGGTTGACCCGGCCTGCAGTCTCTTTCAAGGGTTTTGCATCGCGAAGCCACCATGTATGCCAGTGTGTGTACTGtgagcaaaaaaagaaaaggtgtaTGATTTTTGTTCCCCACATTCTGCGATTGCCTTCTTTATGCATTATTGCTCCATGTAAAGTCGGATTAGGATTTAAAAGAAAAGGAGTAGAAAGGAATGGCAACCAGGGGCTGATGATTTTTACGGAAAGCCACCCTACTGCCCAATGCCTCCATCAGAAATAGAGCCAGAGGATGGGGAAATCAACCTGATAAAAGGAATGATGAAGCTTCAGATAAAGTGGGATCACATTTCAAAGAGGAATACAATAATCAAGCTTCAGATTAAATCAAACGTCCCAATCCTCAGGGATGAAAAACGAACATAACTCTGCACTGCAAATGAAGAGGTGGTGGATTGCCGCATTAAGTCCGAGGTCCAACTTTAGATCCAAGCCGGCGCGGTCAAATTAATTGGGTTGTCTAAAATCTATGTAATTTTCCTAAACTGTAATATCATTGGCCGTTGTTTTGTCGGAACCCACCAATGGTTCCAATGTTGGGTTATGTCGGGGTGGCCATTTTTTTGTAAGGTCTTTGTacacttcttcttcttaatacaaagatgtaCAGTTCTTCTGCGCATTcaataaaaaaaagttttgcacTTGCAAATGAAGCCTGAGTTACTGTagtatttgttttttttgaaagacaTGGACATTGACATGTCCAGCATTCATTAATAAGGAGAGTAGAGATTACAAGGCGCTAGAGGTGCCAAATCAACTTCCCAcccagtggcggatgcaggatgaGAGACAAgggggctgaaacaatagaGATATTGATTTGTCtgaaaatttaatggtgattttaGATATTTGCCACAGTAATTTAAGTGTAGTTAGTTGCTCTTAGGGGGGCTGGATCCGCCGCTGTTCCCACCCAGTCAGAGCGCGGGGTAGGCCTAGTAAATACTGTAGTATTTGTTGTTGGAAATGAAGTTACACTTGTACTTAGAGGGAGGCCAACTTGCAAGAGGATAAGATTAGCCTTAATAAGATTTCAAAGTATAAGGGGAGATAGAGAGAGATCGTTCGGAGGTCCCCTAGGTAGGCAGTACGTACGATCAGGTACCCCAGTACCCACCATCAGATCCGGCCGGTACAGACACCACCATTGGATCGGATTCTTTgcctgtgtttagttccaaaatttctcaatCCAAACTTCATTATTTACTTATCACATTAAATTTTTTTACctcatacatggagcattaaatgtagataaataaaaaaactaattgcaagtTTTGatatacacgacgagacgaatgttttgagcctagttagatcatggtaggataataattaccacaaacaaataaaaaatactacagtgtgctacagtatccgatGCACGTCTTTTTACTACCATTTTACGAATCTAAAAAACCTTTGTGGTTTTTTTTTCCTGAGACCGATCGGATTCAAATTCACCACGCCAAGCCAATGAATACCAGCTTGACTCAGGAGGCTCCCCTGCACGTACTACACAGCGTACGGTGAAAAACATGGAGACAGGTGGGTGCGGGCCCCAGGGCCCGGCAAGCCCACGGGCGCCCGGGCCCACCCTGCCGTCCCCCAcccaccccaccccccccccccccccccccccccccccccccgagcctCGTCGTCGtacccccaccaccaccaaggCACCAACCATGGCCGATGCGCTGTAGTTCTCTCATCCGCCGACCCCCTCACCTGCCACTATATATACctccccgctcgccgtcgcccacCACCACCGGTCGGTCGCCAGCCGAGTTCCAAGTCTCCGAGTGCTCAGGCCTCAGGCTCTCAGCTCGCTCTACGCTCCGTCCGTCGTCGATACAGCAGCTAGCTGGCGGCGGATCGATCAATCTAGAGACCTGTGCCGGGCAATGGCGATCAAGAAGGGCGGCGCAGCGGCGTCGGGGCTGAAGCAGATCCTGCGGCGGTGCTCGAGCCTGGGTcgccgccagcagcagcagcacagcgGGTACGAGGAGTacaacgacgaggaggaggaggcgtccGGCCTGCCGTCGGACGTGCCGCGGGGCCACTTCGCGGTGTacgtgggcgagcggcggcggcggttcgtgGTGCCCATCGCGCTGCTGGACCGGCCCGAGTTCCGGTCCCTGCTGCGGCGCGCCGAGGAGGAGTTCGGgttcgccggcgccggggccggcggcATCCTCGTCCTCCCCTGCGAGGAGGTCGCCTTCCGCTCCCTCACCTCCGCCCTcgcctgcggcggcgcacggtgagcgcgcgcgcgcacgtcaCTCCCGCCGCCGGTGCACGGCGTGCTCCGACGATCCTGTGGCTATTCGTTCGATTCTCATTGATTCGGCCGGCCCGGTTAGctagagctcgccggcggcgaagtatGTAGTAATCACACGTGTACCGTGAAGGTTAATGGTGTGTGTAAATATGGAGTGGGTTTAGAGAAGACGAACAAGTGGTGCATGCGCGGAGGATTATATTAGCGCGCGCCCGCCCGACCGCCATTGGAGAGAATGAACTGTCCATCGAAGAAGGAAGAGATCAGAGGACGCGCGGAGAAGACGATCAGGTGTTTGAGATGGAGAGGTGGCATTAGCTTCGATGATTAGCTAGCTAGCAGTGTCTTCTTCTTCCTGGCCTGCGAGCTGCTGCGTGTACGTTGTTTGTGATGGGTTCTACTTCCTGGCCTCCTGCTACACACGCATGGTTAGCTAGGAGGCCAAGTGAACGAACtgtcattgttttttttttcttctgtacACGCAACGCAAAGCTGCTGGCCGGGTAGCTAGTAGCTGCCCAGATCATGAGAGCTTGCAACCTACCGAGATCGATCAACCAGATGTATACAAGTGTTTTCCTCTcctgacccaaaaaaaaatgattGGTGGTGATGTGATGTGATGTTCCTGTTATGGTTAGCTTGCTCTCTACGTGCCTGCAGCCCCTGCATGCGGCATGTGTGTGACAGTGAGAATCAGTGGCGTGCACCTTTCAGTCGGGCTTGATTGAGCCGTGCGTCCGTCGTGGTACCGGAGAAGGAACGTGATGAGCAGAGCAATGACTGGTATTGATCATCATCAAGGATTCAAGGATAGATATCGGCAGCTAGCGTCGCTCTCCGGGCTGTTTTCCACCGGCGATCGTACGCCGTGGCACGCTCCTCCTGGCCACGACGGTCTTGCTAGCCAGGCAGCATGGAATGCACGAAGCACATGCCGCAGCTGGTTACGTGTCGTCGTCGATCCATTCTCAAGAAGGCGTCTAGTCTTGGTTAAGAAAAGAGCAACCATTTTTGGGCTGTAAAAAAATCGGCCTAAGGATACATTGCACGGGTCACGGGTcactgggctgggctgggactGGGGCCCCGCGCACGCACGGGCACGGCCACGGGAGCTGCTGGTAAActccccggccggcggccgcccggAGGTACGGCGCGCCCGGGCCGACCAAGCCAGGCAGGCAGACGATCCACCAACCGATCCGGCATCCGTGCCCCGCCGCGCGTGCGAGGCCGTCCGAGGCAACCCCCAGCCCCAGCAGGAATCATATCCATCTTCCGTTAAAATTTTAGTGGACATATCTTCTACTGTTTGAGATCTGTGCATCGTATAGGATTGCATCTGATACACACTAGGAGAAGCAAACATGCGCGTAGCGGGCGGAAGTGGAGCAAACAGACAGCATGAGGTGGACACGTGTCGCACCATGAGTGGAGGGCGTGGCTGAGAAGTTAAACAAGTTCGTAACTTCAAATCATATTTTCTCTCGAACCATGAATCCGATTTACATTCCGTTTGAACCAAAATATTCTTTAGAATTAATGGAACAAAACAAGATCCAAtatgttattttattttttttattttagaatTTCAACATTTCAACCTACTATCATAACATTTTGAATAGGTCATTTCAACATATGTAGTATACTATTTCAACATTTATTCTAAAAATGTTGAATTGGTTTATCCAAAGTGTAGGATTAGTCTTTTCAGAATGTTGAATCAATTCGAAAAAAATGTTGCAGATGGTAATACctgaattagaatagaaaaatagaaagaagCAAAGCACAGCAAATCAGAGGGATCGATAGCTTGCATCTCCGCTTCTGCACGTTGTTCGTTGCACTCTGGGCCCCTGTTTTGTGCTAGCTGCATGCAATTAGGGTGACAatggtcctcctgcagctgcGCTGGGCCAGTCATATATTAATTGGGCCTCGGATTTTAAAGATATCACATCTATCTGTCTTTCGGAAGACATATAGGAAGCCCCCCAGCCCCAGGGGTGGTGCCATGCCAGAAGCCGGATCTTGGGGCACGGGTCACGGGCCTGGATCGCTCGCCGAGCCGGACGCCGGAGCCCTGGGCCAGAGGGCGGGAGCGGCAGCGCCTGGCACCACCACCTGCGCGCCGTCGCTCTCACTAGCAACGTCAcctgcggcgcgcggcgccaGCCGCCAGAAGAAGGTGGACGATGGGGAGAAGAATCGCCCACGGTTTCACATGCGATGCGAGCTTGTGGGGTCAGGGTTACGCGCTCGCTCGATAGCCGATCTGCCGATGGACCACTTGGCTGGCCTGCCCGGCTGGGGCTAGGAGCCGCCTGCCATTGCCATTGCCCCTGATGCCGTGAGCCCGTGCTGCCGTGATCGCGTGCTGCAGGACCGGAAGATGCGTCGTCCTCAGCTCTGCGTGGGCGCAGGCCTGAGGAGCAGAGAGGGCCGCCCCTGCAGTGACCGGCGGCGAGACGAGGCGAGGCGCCACCCATTGAATTctgggcaggcaggcaggcaggtaACGTGCCGTGCCCTGCCGCCGGGG
Proteins encoded:
- the LOC120671012 gene encoding auxin-responsive protein SAUR50-like, giving the protein MAIKKGGAAASGLKQILRRCSSLGRRQQQQHSGYEEYNDEEEEASGLPSDVPRGHFAVYVGERRRRFVVPIALLDRPEFRSLLRRAEEEFGFAGAGAGGILVLPCEEVAFRSLTSALACGGAR